From the Bacteroidales bacterium genome, the window GTGTAAAAAGTCATTATATCTTTATAAAAATTTTTATAATTTACGCGATAAGCTTTCCCCAGAAACACTTTCAAAATTCTCACGCGGACATAATGTAGGAATACTTGCACAGCAGCTTTTCCCCGATGGTGTAAACATGCAACCTTATTCCCCTAAACAATACGCACGTTCAGTAACACGAACAATGGAAATGATTTCCGGTGGCTCGAAAACAATATACGAAGCGGCTTTTAGCTATAAAGATGTAATCGTGTTTTTGGATATTTTAAATTTTGAAAATGGGAAATGGCATGCATACGAAGTGAAAAGCTCTGCAAGTGTTTCTGAAACATATAAAATGGATGCTTCACTTCAATATTATGTGATTACCAATTCAGGAACAGCATTGAATTCTTTCAATATCATCTACATAAATGAAAATTATAAAAGACAAGAGCAGCTTGACATTAACAAGCTTTTTTGTTTTTACGATGTATTGAATGAAGTAAAAAATAATTTAACTTTTATCAGCGAAGAAATTGACAAGTTCAAAACATTGCTCAGCAACAAAGACATTCCTGATGTTGAAATTGGCACACACTGCAGTCGTCCCTATTTATGCGACTTTTACAACTTTTGCCGAAAAGATATTCCTAAAAATAATTCAATATTTTCAATTCCTTCATTAAGTGAAAGAGAACAATATTCATTATATAAAAAAGGAATTACATCAATAGAAAATATACCTGGTAAAATGGAACTATCAGGCATTCAAAAAATGCAGATTGATTGTCATATTAAAAAAACCGAATTTGTAAATATTGAAGAACTAAAAAAATATTTTTCAAAAATTAAATATCCATTGCTAATTGCCGATATTCAATGGTGCAAAACAGCAATACCAGGCAGAAAGAACATTAACCCATACCAGCACGTACCCTTTTCGATACAATCTGTTTTGATCGATAACAATGGAAATGAAACAGGAGCATGTAATTATTTCCAGGAAGATTTTCATTTGAATACCGAAAAATTATATCAAAATATTTTCGATGAATTCAATAAAGCTTCAACAATATTATGTTTCAGTAAACCACAAATGATCTGCATATTGCAAACATTGTGTAATGATGGCTATTTAAAATCATCTCAAATAAGTGATTTTGAAAAAAGAATGATTGATATGGAAACTTTTTTTAATGAAAACATTTATTACAACCCTT encodes:
- a CDS encoding DUF2779 domain-containing protein — translated: MKNLNLSKSSFIRGLQCKKSLYLYKNFYNLRDKLSPETLSKFSRGHNVGILAQQLFPDGVNMQPYSPKQYARSVTRTMEMISGGSKTIYEAAFSYKDVIVFLDILNFENGKWHAYEVKSSASVSETYKMDASLQYYVITNSGTALNSFNIIYINENYKRQEQLDINKLFCFYDVLNEVKNNLTFISEEIDKFKTLLSNKDIPDVEIGTHCSRPYLCDFYNFCRKDIPKNNSIFSIPSLSEREQYSLYKKGITSIENIPGKMELSGIQKMQIDCHIKKTEFVNIEELKKYFSKIKYPLLIADIQWCKTAIPGRKNINPYQHVPFSIQSVLIDNNGNETGACNYFQEDFHLNTEKLYQNIFDEFNKASTILCFSKPQMICILQTLCNDGYLKSSQISDFEKRMIDMETFFNENIYYNPLLSSENELQNIARHIFKTRISREMPSSDIIASDLYDSLQVETDMFNLLEIKEKLNEYANFKLETIKKFFFYLKGKTTS